The proteins below are encoded in one region of Thermoanaerobacterium sp. PSU-2:
- a CDS encoding dCMP deaminase family protein: protein MRPSWDEYFMMVVDVVKTRSTCLRRQVGAVIVKDKHIISTGYNGAPTGLKHCEEVGCMRESLNIPSGERHELCRGTHAEQNAIIQAALNGVSTKDATIYVSASPCSMCAKMIINAGIKRVVYEGDYPDNLSFEYLKEASVEVVKMERR, encoded by the coding sequence ATGAGACCGTCGTGGGATGAGTATTTTATGATGGTGGTAGATGTGGTGAAGACACGATCTACCTGTTTAAGAAGGCAGGTTGGTGCTGTCATTGTGAAGGACAAGCATATCATATCCACAGGATACAATGGTGCACCCACAGGGCTTAAACACTGTGAAGAAGTAGGATGTATGAGGGAAAGCTTAAACATACCATCAGGCGAAAGGCATGAGCTTTGTAGGGGCACTCATGCCGAGCAGAATGCCATAATACAAGCCGCATTAAACGGTGTAAGCACTAAAGATGCCACCATCTATGTAAGTGCAAGCCCATGCTCTATGTGTGCAAAAATGATCATAAATGCAGGCATAAAAAGAGTTGTCTATGAAGGGGATTACCCTGATAACCTTTCATTTGAGTATT
- the upp gene encoding uracil phosphoribosyltransferase yields the protein MYDNVYVLDHPLIQHKISLIRDENTGSKEFRELVEEISMLMAYEVTRDLPLEEIEVKTPIAIAKTKVIAGKKLGIIPILRAGLGMVDGMMKLIPAAKVGHIGLYRDPETLKPVEYYCKLPSDINERDLIVVDPMLATGGSASAAIHFLKERGAQSIKLVNLIAAPEGIEAVHKDHPEVPIYLACIDERLNEHGYIVPGLGDAGDRLFGTK from the coding sequence ATGTACGATAATGTTTATGTATTAGATCATCCATTGATACAGCACAAAATCAGTTTGATAAGAGACGAAAATACAGGGTCAAAGGAATTTAGAGAGCTTGTAGAAGAGATATCTATGCTTATGGCGTATGAAGTGACGAGAGATCTTCCATTGGAGGAGATCGAAGTAAAGACACCTATAGCCATTGCCAAGACGAAAGTCATAGCTGGCAAAAAGTTAGGCATAATTCCAATCTTAAGAGCAGGACTTGGCATGGTAGATGGCATGATGAAGCTTATACCTGCAGCGAAGGTTGGACACATAGGTTTGTACAGGGATCCTGAGACATTAAAGCCTGTTGAATACTACTGTAAGTTGCCTTCTGATATAAATGAGAGGGATCTCATTGTAGTAGATCCTATGCTGGCGACAGGTGGCTCCGCATCTGCTGCCATACACTTTTTGAAAGAGAGAGGTGCACAAAGCATAAAGCTTGTCAACCTCATAGCTGCACCTGAAGGGATAGAAGCTGTTCACAAGGATCACCCTGAAGTGCCTATCTATTTAGCTTGTATCGATGAAAGGCTAAATGAGCATGGATACATCGTGCCAGGTCTTGGCGATGCAGGGGATAGGCTTTTCGGAACGAAGTAA
- the rpiB gene encoding ribose 5-phosphate isomerase B, with protein sequence MIAIGSDHGGYELKEAIKKHLEERGIEYKDFGTFSEESVDYPDYAREVAEAVASGQFEKGILLCGTGVGISIAANKVPGIRAAHVSDAFSARYSKEHNNANVLCMGGRVVGPGLATLLVDEWLDAEFQGGRHQKRIDKISEIEKKYSR encoded by the coding sequence ATGATTGCGATAGGTTCTGATCACGGTGGATATGAGCTTAAAGAAGCCATAAAGAAGCATCTTGAGGAAAGAGGGATAGAATACAAGGATTTTGGCACATTTAGTGAGGAGTCTGTAGACTATCCTGATTACGCCAGAGAAGTGGCAGAGGCTGTAGCCAGCGGACAGTTTGAGAAAGGCATACTTTTGTGTGGAACAGGCGTTGGTATATCGATTGCTGCCAATAAAGTGCCTGGCATAAGGGCAGCACACGTATCTGATGCCTTTTCGGCAAGGTACTCAAAAGAGCACAACAATGCAAACGTGCTTTGCATGGGGGGAAGAGTTGTAGGGCCAGGTCTTGCAACCCTTTTGGTAGATGAATGGCTTGACGCAGAATTTCAAGGCGGAAGGCATCAAAAGAGGATTGACAAGATTTCTGAGATTGAAAAAAAATACTCGAGATGA